The genome window AAGGGATGGGAGTGATGGGGCCGGAACCAGTCCGGACCGGGGAGGTGTGCGCCATTATGCTGGATGCGCTGGTGGGCGGACGCATGATGCAATTGAAGTTTACCGGCAAGGCGGTGGATTGCACACTCGCAGGTATCCAGGGTTTTCGCACCAGCTTGTATATCGATGGCAGCGTGGAAGCGCATCAACTGCAGTTGCAAAAGATTATTGCGACCTGTTCGACCACGATGCGTGACCTGGGCTGATTAGAACGCATCTCACGGATATTGATGAAATGAGTTCTAGCTACCGCGCAGGCCCGACGCACATCATTAAATTTCCAGGTTGTCGATCAAACGGGTAACGCCGAGCTTGGCAGCGGCCAGTACCACCAGTTTTTCACCTTGTGCCATATCGCCGGCTGATGGCGGTTGCAGATTGCTTTGTTTGCGGATCGAGATGTAATCCGGTTTCCAGCCACGCTGGCTAAGGTCGGCCATGGCCTTGCGTTCCAGTTCAAAGATATCCAGATGGCCGCTGCGGACTTCATTCGCCACCGAGTTCAGGCTTTGGAACAGTGCAGGTGCTTCGGCGCGTTCTGCTGGCGACAAATACACATTGCGTGAAGACAGCGCGAGGCCGTCTTCGGCACGATAGGTATCGGCGGCAATGATTTCTGTCGGCAGTGCGAATTGCTTGGACATATTGCGCACGATCATCAACTGCTGGTAATCCTTCTTGCCGAACACCGCGACGCTAGGTTGCACGCAAGAGAATAATTTCAATACGACGGTCGTGACGCCGGAAAAGAAGCCGGGACGGAATTCGCCCTCCAGCGTATTGCCGAGGTCGTCCGGCGGGCGTACGCGGAATTCCTGTGGCTCCGGATACAAGTCTTTTTCGGTTGGTGCGAACAGGATGTAGACGCCTTCTTTTTCCAGCTTCTCGACGTCAGCCTGGAAAGTGCGTGGATATTTGTCGAAGTCTTCGTTTGGACCGAATTGCAGGCGATTCACAAAGATCGAAGCGACAACCGGATCACCATGCTTGCGCGCCAGGCGCATCAGCGACAAATGACCGTCATGCAGATTGCCCATGGTCGGGACGAAAGCAGTACGTAATTGTCCGCGCAAATGATCGCGCAATTCTTCGATACAAGAGATGATCTTCATAAATCTGTCTTAGTGAATTGGTCGCCGCCTCAGTACTTCAGCGGTGAAGGAACGAATGAGTAATCCGGGATGATAAGGGCGAGTGTTTAACTTGGCGCGTAAGCCAGTCGCACGTAAATTGGCGCAAACGGTTCCGCCTGCGTGATTTCGATCAGGGTTTCCTTGGCCAGCTCGAGCAGGGCGACGAAGTTGACCACGACTACCGGCACGCCGCGTGACGGGTCGAACAAGTCGGCAAACTCGACAAATTTGGTGGATTGCAGACGACGCAGGATGGCGGTCATGTGTTCACGCACCGATAATTCTTCGCGGCTGATCATGTGATGCGCGGTCAGCTTGGCGCGTTTGAGCAAATCAGCCCAGGCTTGCTGCAGATCGACGACTTCCACTTCAGGCCAGCGCGTGACGATGCTTTGTTCGATATAAATCTGCGTACGCACATAATCGCGCCCCAGCTGCGGCAGCGCATCGATTTGTTGTGAGGCCAGTTTCATTTGCTCGTATTCGAGCAGGCGACGTACCAGTTCGGCGCGCGGATCGGCCGCTTCTTCACCGGTGTCCGCCTTGCGTACCGGCAGCAGCATGCGCGATTTGATTTCAATCAGCATCGCTGCCATCAGCAGGTATTCGGCAGCCAGCTCCAGATTGTGCAGGCGGATCTGGTCGACGTACTGCAGGTACTGTTTGGTAACCTGCGCCATCGGGATGTCGAGGATATTGAAGTTCTGCTTGCGGATCAGGTAGAGCAGGAGATCGAGCGGACCTTCAAAGGCTTCGAGGAAAACTTCGAGTGCATCCGGCGGGATATATAAATCCGTCGGCATGCGGAACAAGGGCTCGCCGTAGAGGCGTGCATACGCAACGCCATCGATGACATCCGGCGTGGTATCCGGTCTGCCTTCGACTACAAGATCAGGCGCACTTGAGGGCAAGTGCGCCAGCATCGTGTTCGGGCCCGTGCTCATTTATTTCAGTTTGTTTTGATACACGTAGGCTTGCTGGCTGACGTTGGACGCCTTGGTGCGCGCTTGCTGGTCGAGGTCGATCGGGCTTTTATCCCACAGCAAGGCACGGCCTGCGCGCTGCGATTCTTCCAGGTTCGGATTCTTTTCCTTCAGCGAGCTGATGAACTGAGTGATTTCAGACTGGTAGTTGGAATGCTGTTTGCTAAGTTTCATGAATAAATTGGCAACAAGTTAGAGTCAGACGCTATTTTACCTTGTCTTGTCGGCTAAGCTGCTATCGAAACGGTAAGTGTCTCAGATATGTCAATCCGGCATTATTTTGTTGCCCGTAATATTGCTATCATGTGTTTTCTGCAATATTGACGAAAGTCACCGGGCGGCCGTATTCCGGCCGCAGTGTAGCGCCCTGGATGAGCTTGAAAATGGGAAAAATCATGCGTACCTTGCTGGGTTTCTTTTGCAGCCTGCTGATGCTGGGCTGCCAACAATCGGAGTTTGGTTTGGAAAAACTGACAAAAGGCGTTTCTACCGAAGCCGATGTGCGCAGCGCCATGGGCGAGCCCGAGATCGTGTGGGAAGAGCATAACGGCTCACGCACGCTGGAATACCCGAAAGGCCCGGCCGGGCATCGCACCTATATGGTCGATATCGATGCCCAGGGCAAGTTGCGCGATTACACGCAGGTGTTGACGAACGATAACTTTGCCACCATCAAGGTCGGCATGACGCGGGAAGAAGTGCGGCGCAAGCTGGGCAAGCCGCGCACTGTCGGTAAATTCAACCTGAAGAATGAAGAAGTCTGGGACTGGCGCTATCTGGAAGGACCGTCGATCGAGCGCTTCTTCAATGTGCACTTTGACCTGGAAACCGGCAAGGTCACACGTACTTCGGTGTCCGATCCTACTTACGGTTAAGCCGGGTATCCTTCCAGTGCGGCGCTGACATCGATCGCCGCCTGCAGGTTGGGCAGGCAGTGGTCGGCACCGAGGCGATCAAGGAAGCCGCTACGCCGCATCAAATCACGTGGTTGCCGGTTCAGTCCGCACAGGATGAGTTGGCTGCCGTGTTTCTGCAAAGACTTGCGTATGGTTTCCAGCGCATCGAGGCCGGTAGCGTCGAGATTGATCAATTGATGTAACTCCAGGATCAAGGCTCTTTCCGGCATTGCCTTCGGCTCGATTAAACCTTCGAGCTTGCCTACCGCCCCAAAAAACAGTGAACCGAAGATCGAATACGCGTGCACGCCGGGCGGCAGCTCGACGACCATCTCTTCATTTGGAATTTGCTCGATCCGCGTCAGGCTCGATATCCGGTAAATAAAGAATACACAAGCCAGCACCAGGCCGACCTGTACCGCTACCGTCAGGTCGACGATCACGGTCAGGAAGAAAGTCGACAGCATCAGGATGCGGTAATTCATCGAGAAGTGCCGCAGCCGTGCAAATTCGTGCCAATCGCCCATGTTGTACGCGACGTAGAGCAGGATCGCAGCCAGCGCTGCGAGCGGGATATTATTGGCCAATGGCGCCGCGATGAGGACGATGAAGAGCAAAGTCAACGCATGCAGGATGCCGGACACCGGCGAGACTGCGCCGGCGCGTATATTCGTCACGGTACGCGCAATCGTGCCGGTGGCGGGGATGCCGCCGAAGAATGGCGTGACTACATTCGCTATGCCTTGTGCCATCAATTCCTGGTTTGGATCGTGGCGGTCGCCGGTAATATTGTCAGCCACGCGGGCGCACAGCAATGATTCAATCGCGCCGAGCAAGGCGATGGTCAGCGCTGGTGCGAATAGCTGTTGTACCAGCGCCCACGAAAATTCCGGTAATGCGAAGTCGGGAACACCTTGCGGGATACCGCCGAATTTGCTGCCTATGGTGTCGACCTTCAGGTCAAACAGGCTGACTGCAAGCGTCGCCAGCACCAATACGATGATAGTGCCGGGCAGTGCGCGCAGCAGGCGGCGCATACGGTGGGTAGCTACGCGTGGCGGTAGTTCAAGCTCGGTCGCTTTGGGTTTGAGCAGCAGCGGCCAGCCAAAAATCAGGGCGAGCGAAAGCACGCCGATAATGATGCTGGTCGGATTGAAGCTATCGAAGTTTTGTGCGAGGGTCTGGATTTGTGCGAAGAAGTCGCCCGGCATTTTTTCGATATGCAAACCGAAAAAATCCTTCATTTGCGAGAGCGCGATCAACACCGCAATCCCGCTGGTAAAGCCGATCACGATGGGAACCGGGATATAACGGATGAGGGAACCGAGGCGGAACACCCCCATGGCACACAACATCACGCCGGCAAAGACAGTGGCGATCAGCAGGTTGGCGACACCGTATTTTTCCACGATGCCGTAGATGATGACGATGAAGGCGCCGGCCGGTCCGCCGATTTGCACGCGTGAACCGCCGAGCGCAGATACCAGAAAACCGGCAATCACCGCGGTGAAGATACCGGCTTCGGGTTTGACGCCGCTGGCAATCGCAAACGCCATCGCCAGTGGCAGCGCAACGATACCCACCGTCAGGCCGGCAGTCAGGTCCTGGAAGAACTTGCTGCCGTCGTAGTCGCGTAAGCAGTCGATTAAACGCGGATGAAACGAAAACTTGAACGGCTTCATGGTCTTGCGCCTTCACGATCAAATGCGTGCCACGCGTAAGACGCGCGTGGCACGACATGGACCATGTTAGCAGCAGGACCTGTCAGCGACAATACGAAGCAGTGTCGCTGGGCCTCGCAGTTTGATGATCAGGCTTGATAACGCGCCGCTGCATGTGTTTGCGCAAAGTTGGGCAGCATGGCCTGGCGCGCGCTGTTAAAGGTTTCCCATTGCGCTGCATCCGGCAGTGGTGGAATCGTGATCAATTCACCGCGATCGAAGCCGACCAGTGCAGCATCGACCAGTTCATCCACTTCCATCACACCCTGTATTTCTTCCACATCACGGCCGGAGCGTTCCCAGATTTCGGTACGCGTTGCGGCAGGCAGTACTGCTTGCACATACAAACCACGTGCACCGAGTTCAACTTGCAGCGCCTGTGAGTAGGCCAGTACATAAGCTTTGGTTGCGCCATATACGCCCAGCGGGAATTCCGGTGCCAATGCGACCACCGATGCGATGTTGACGATTGCACCTTGTCCTTGCGCCAAGAAGCGCGGGACCACGGCTGCGCCAAGGCGGGTGAGGGCGGTGACATTGAGCTTGATCAGGTTCTCCTGTGCTTCCACATCCGAGGTTTCAAAGCCGCCGGGTGCCGCTGCACCGGCATTATTGATGAGGATGCCAACGTCACGCTGGTCGCGCAGGCGTGCTTCCACTTTGGCGAGGTCGGCCGCTTTGGTCAGGTCGGCCACGATGACTTCGATTTCAACGCCGGTTTCCTGGCGCAGGCTGGCTGCCAAAGCTTCCATGCGGGCGCCGTTACGCGCCACCAGGACCAGGTTGTGGCCGCGGCGTGCGAGGCGGTCTGCATAGACTGCACCGATGCCGGTGGATGCACCTGTGATCAGGGCGGTGGTTACTTGGGTATTGCGGGTTTGCTGGTTCATATCATTTCCTTGGTGTGTGGGCTGCGAATAAGACGAAATCGGGGTAAAAACAGGGTTTTATTTAATCATGATGATCATAATGAATGTAATCATGATGACCGTAATGTATAATGTCAAGCGTTAATTTGAAAAAAATCAGGAGTCGCTATGAAAATCAGCAAAGAGCAGGTTGCTGAAAACCGACAGGCGGTGCTGGATGCCGCTGCCACGCTATTTCGCGAGCGCGGCTTTGAAGGCGTGACGGTGGCGGAAATCATGAAGGCGGCCGGGCTCACGCATGGCGCTTTCTACGGGCATTTCGCGTCCAAGGATGACTTGATTACGCAAACCTGTACGCATGCGCTGGCGCCCGATCTGGCGGAGGATGCGCCGACGGTGGGGATGATGGATTTCGCTGAGTATTATCTCAGTGCCGGGCATCGCGATGATCCGGGTCAGGGCTGTCTTTTCCCCAGCCTCGGCACCGAGGCAGTGCGTGCATCGGATGCCACGCGTCATACGCTGACTGAAAGTATCAGGCGCCGGATAGATAATTTCAGTCAGACGACTGCGGGTAAAACGGCAGTGGAACGTCGCCAGGCAGCAGCCGGTGGCTGGGCCGCGATGGTCGGAGCGGTCATGCTGTCACGCCTGGTCGATGACAAGGAATTGTCCGATCAGGTATTGGCCGATACGCTGGCCTGGCTGGAAAAAACGCAGGGGAAAAAGTAACAGCGAAAAACCAGCTTCGCATATGCCAACGGCCCTGATCATCAATTGACGATCAGGGCCGTTGTGGTTTGCAACGCGTCTGTTTAACCGACGCGCATGCCAGGTTCCGCACCCGGCCATGGGTTCAGGATGTAAATGCCCGGATTGGCTTTTTCATCCGCAGCGGAAGCTGCCAGCACCATCCCTTCCGAGATGCCGAACTTCATCTTGCGTGGCGCCAGGTTGGCTACCATCACAGTCAATTTGCCGATCAGGTCTTCCGGCTTGTACGCCGACTTGATGCCGGAGAACACATTGCGCATCCGGCCTTCGCCGACATCCAGTGTCAGGCGCAGCAATTTGTCGGAACCTTCGACGTGTTCGCAATTGACGATTTTGGCGATACGCAAATCGATTTTCGCAAAATCATCGATCTTGATTTCCGGCGCAATGCTTTCAATGGCATGGCCGTTGCCGTTGGTATCGCCATCTTTGTTTGACGGCGAGGTCGGTACGCCTACCGTGGCGTCAACCAATGCAGGCATATCGAACAAGGCGTCCAGCATTTTCGGTTCGACGCGTGTCATCAAATGCACATAGGGATTGATTTGATGGCCGTGTGGCAGTGGCGTGATGATGTGATGCCATTCGAGCGGCGCGATATTGAGCTGTGCCTCGACTTGCTTGGCCAGTGCCGGCAGCACAGGTTTCAGGTAAATCGTCAGGATGCGGAAGGCTTCCAGCAAGCGGCTGCAGACTTCCTGCAGTGCGGCTTCCTTGGCCGGATCTTTCGCCAGTTCCCATGGCTTGTTCGCATCGACATAGGCATTGATCGCATCGGCCTGTTCCATGATTGCACGCAAGGCTTTGCCGTATTCGCGCTGGTCGTACAGTGCCTGGATTTCCGATGCGACATTGCGCAGTCGGCTGAGGAAAGCATCATCGCTGGTGGCCCAGTCGGTGGCGACACGGCCATCGAATTTTTTCGTGATGAAACCGGCAGCACGGCTGGCGATATTGATGTACTTGCCAATCAGGTCGCTGTTGACACGTGCAATGAAATCATCCGACGTGAAGTCGATATCTTCGACCTTGGAGCTCAGCTTGGCGGCGATGTAGTAACGCAGCCATTCCGGATTCATGCCGATTTCCAGGTAGCGCAACGGCGAGATACCGGTGCCGCG of Janthinobacterium sp. Marseille contains these proteins:
- a CDS encoding TetR/AcrR family transcriptional regulator, which produces MKISKEQVAENRQAVLDAAATLFRERGFEGVTVAEIMKAAGLTHGAFYGHFASKDDLITQTCTHALAPDLAEDAPTVGMMDFAEYYLSAGHRDDPGQGCLFPSLGTEAVRASDATRHTLTESIRRRIDNFSQTTAGKTAVERRQAAAGGWAAMVGAVMLSRLVDDKELSDQVLADTLAWLEKTQGKK
- the panC gene encoding pantoate--beta-alanine ligase is translated as MKIISCIEELRDHLRGQLRTAFVPTMGNLHDGHLSLMRLARKHGDPVVASIFVNRLQFGPNEDFDKYPRTFQADVEKLEKEGVYILFAPTEKDLYPEPQEFRVRPPDDLGNTLEGEFRPGFFSGVTTVVLKLFSCVQPSVAVFGKKDYQQLMIVRNMSKQFALPTEIIAADTYRAEDGLALSSRNVYLSPAERAEAPALFQSLNSVANEVRSGHLDIFELERKAMADLSQRGWKPDYISIRKQSNLQPPSAGDMAQGEKLVVLAAAKLGVTRLIDNLEI
- the sulP gene encoding sulfate permease, giving the protein MKPFKFSFHPRLIDCLRDYDGSKFFQDLTAGLTVGIVALPLAMAFAIASGVKPEAGIFTAVIAGFLVSALGGSRVQIGGPAGAFIVIIYGIVEKYGVANLLIATVFAGVMLCAMGVFRLGSLIRYIPVPIVIGFTSGIAVLIALSQMKDFFGLHIEKMPGDFFAQIQTLAQNFDSFNPTSIIIGVLSLALIFGWPLLLKPKATELELPPRVATHRMRRLLRALPGTIIVLVLATLAVSLFDLKVDTIGSKFGGIPQGVPDFALPEFSWALVQQLFAPALTIALLGAIESLLCARVADNITGDRHDPNQELMAQGIANVVTPFFGGIPATGTIARTVTNIRAGAVSPVSGILHALTLLFIVLIAAPLANNIPLAALAAILLYVAYNMGDWHEFARLRHFSMNYRILMLSTFFLTVIVDLTVAVQVGLVLACVFFIYRISSLTRIEQIPNEEMVVELPPGVHAYSIFGSLFFGAVGKLEGLIEPKAMPERALILELHQLINLDATGLDALETIRKSLQKHGSQLILCGLNRQPRDLMRRSGFLDRLGADHCLPNLQAAIDVSAALEGYPA
- a CDS encoding SDR family oxidoreductase is translated as MNQQTRNTQVTTALITGASTGIGAVYADRLARRGHNLVLVARNGARMEALAASLRQETGVEIEVIVADLTKAADLAKVEARLRDQRDVGILINNAGAAAPGGFETSDVEAQENLIKLNVTALTRLGAAVVPRFLAQGQGAIVNIASVVALAPEFPLGVYGATKAYVLAYSQALQVELGARGLYVQAVLPAATRTEIWERSGRDVEEIQGVMEVDELVDAALVGFDRGELITIPPLPDAAQWETFNSARQAMLPNFAQTHAAARYQA
- the metG gene encoding methionine--tRNA ligase, giving the protein MSKPLPRKLFVTTALPYANGAFHVGHIMEYIQADIWVRFQRMQGNEVHFVGADDAHGAPIMIAAEKAGLTPQQFVANIAAGRKQYLDGFHIEFDNWSSTDSPENHELSREIYRRLRDDAKLITTKSVEQFYDPVKEMFLPDRYIKGECPKCGTKDQYGDSCENCSAVYAPTDLKHPYSTLTGATPVRKSSDHFFFRLSDPKCVAFLREWALDGQRLQSEVANKAKEWLEGEGGLGDWDISRDAPYFGIEIPDAPGKYFYVWLDAPVGYLATLKNYFDKTGRDFDAFMADPSTEQYHFIGKDITYFHTLFWPAMLKFADMKVPNNVFVHGFITVSGEKMSKSRGTGISPLRYLEIGMNPEWLRYYIAAKLSSKVEDIDFTSDDFIARVNSDLIGKYINIASRAAGFITKKFDGRVATDWATSDDAFLSRLRNVASEIQALYDQREYGKALRAIMEQADAINAYVDANKPWELAKDPAKEAALQEVCSRLLEAFRILTIYLKPVLPALAKQVEAQLNIAPLEWHHIITPLPHGHQINPYVHLMTRVEPKMLDALFDMPALVDATVGVPTSPSNKDGDTNGNGHAIESIAPEIKIDDFAKIDLRIAKIVNCEHVEGSDKLLRLTLDVGEGRMRNVFSGIKSAYKPEDLIGKLTVMVANLAPRKMKFGISEGMVLAASAADEKANPGIYILNPWPGAEPGMRVG
- a CDS encoding DUF3460 family protein, with product MKLSKQHSNYQSEITQFISSLKEKNPNLEESQRAGRALLWDKSPIDLDQQARTKASNVSQQAYVYQNKLK
- a CDS encoding ScpA family protein produces the protein MLAHLPSSAPDLVVEGRPDTTPDVIDGVAYARLYGEPLFRMPTDLYIPPDALEVFLEAFEGPLDLLLYLIRKQNFNILDIPMAQVTKQYLQYVDQIRLHNLELAAEYLLMAAMLIEIKSRMLLPVRKADTGEEAADPRAELVRRLLEYEQMKLASQQIDALPQLGRDYVRTQIYIEQSIVTRWPEVEVVDLQQAWADLLKRAKLTAHHMISREELSVREHMTAILRRLQSTKFVEFADLFDPSRGVPVVVVNFVALLELAKETLIEITQAEPFAPIYVRLAYAPS
- the bamE gene encoding outer membrane protein assembly factor BamE, encoding MGKIMRTLLGFFCSLLMLGCQQSEFGLEKLTKGVSTEADVRSAMGEPEIVWEEHNGSRTLEYPKGPAGHRTYMVDIDAQGKLRDYTQVLTNDNFATIKVGMTREEVRRKLGKPRTVGKFNLKNEEVWDWRYLEGPSIERFFNVHFDLETGKVTRTSVSDPTYG
- a CDS encoding PilZ domain-containing protein; this encodes MQTLTHPGECVFMNAHGALPNPEPRRKEQRFVFRRRGLMTRGATTTQIHTVDVSTQGMGVMGPEPVRTGEVCAIMLDALVGGRMMQLKFTGKAVDCTLAGIQGFRTSLYIDGSVEAHQLQLQKIIATCSTTMRDLG